From Erigeron canadensis isolate Cc75 chromosome 5, C_canadensis_v1, whole genome shotgun sequence:
atcacacattgtaataccaacaactaccagctggagtatatagttggtcgatagatttcaaatagtcttcaatagatatcaacagacatctattgcatcttagaatcaacacaaacaagctagcatacacatttcataattacacgtatttgtccaagaaaacaaacaagttttggcacaactagtaaagaaatgaaaagtgttttgagcatcattttcccccagataaataaaataaaaaggggccatgaaactcacctcaatcagcaagcagttgtgcaaagtccaaaagatcactagaatctacaaaacatatacatgtacaagttacaattatggacatggtcaataaccgtccattgtaacccgcatttcatgatatacatatatggatactttcaaaatattcataattgattttgtcatgtattattaagttacaagtcacataacttaatatagtgtatttgttttaatgatgtaCCATTGGTTtttacaagttcatattcactaAAATTTTTGgcaactttatctattttttattaggatgaaacgaacaattcaagttttcaaatcttaactactgtaaccttagagtgttataaacttacatgaatttttacttaatttattccgcacgttaaatatttttaaaaattccataatcacatACTAGTtagaaaattcactgtttgcgcgcagaaaagttttataaaagttaagggccttcagagcttcaaaaaaaatccaaatttttacagtacactcttaacatcttaaaaatgtttctggaaaaaataATCtcccagttcataaaatcgaccaagatatgactatttgaaatcgacctaaatctgttcggaaaactcagctttgcgcagtttttcATTTGataaccttaaacttcatatttttacacGAAACCAATTCCACCAGAAATTAGACTTCCTGaatttaattttagacaccaaaaacgtgacttaaccatcttccatgaccaagatacgacctttcaaaggtAACAAATCGAAtttgtccagattctgaaataactcaaacttagtgttttaaagactactataactaatatacatatataaactttcaaatctttccaacacctatttacatctgttattatgattttcatgccttcataattgaatttctttaattacattaattattatgctaaaataaatacgtaaacttttaacattaatatgatttatacttcaagcttttgacttaaccctaaaaaaaaaacccccctttcattcattattataaatttatcataatatatattcatcaaataggctacttataataaaagatcaataaaaaaaatatagttatatatatgaaaagaaaagataagtaatttaccccaagattgaagATCACTCCTTAGATACTAAATATCCAAGAAATCTTTAGGATGTAGGCttaaatatatgatttataaaattttggtttAGGTGATGTATTCCACGGCAGAGAGCAAAAATTACAATtgtggtttaatttttttttttaagatattcactttatatttattatggagataagtgttttgGAGTTTGAATATAATTAGGATACAATAGTATATAATCTATCAAGAGTTCTAATAGGATTATGATTTCTAATACAAGTTAGAgactattataaaataatgattttggtgacggatgtcacaataGCCGTTTGGGATGGGGGGTCCACAAGCCCCAACGTTAAAAAATCCTTACCCGCTCTTCGGCTTCACTAATCAAAATGGTACATGATTCAACTACCCATGCCTTACCCAATTGCTTGAAATGGTGTAAACGATCGGGTTCAAGTTACCCGATGCTTATCCGACGGGGTACTCCTTCCCCCCGATgttttacaaaaataattatCTAGTAATAATTAAGGGGATAActtggatgatgttaacattattttggttggatgatgttgctctcacaaaccattaaaatcatgggttttttttgacatgtgtagaaattgatttaagtaagtttgtgagagcaacatcatccaacaaagatgatgttaacatcataaatcatcgaagcgcgtaacccgaccaGGCGAAAAGCagtaacccgaccacccactattagcggcgacgtcgccgtaAATAGTGGGCCCCCTCTGTCAGTCAACACCTGCCACAGCCTGCCCCTTTTTAACCGTTTCACGTTGTGGTGGtccccactatttgcggcgacgtcgccgctaatagtgggccCCCCACTGCATTCTGCCGTTACAAACCACGCTATTTCTTCTTCTCCTCTTCTCTTCTCCGTATTATTACAAACCCTGCATTTTTTTACATGTCTTTTAAGGACTTTGTCTAAGCGTACGATTTCatcagccatgatgtccaaagctttaagtgaaacctttcccaataggtccttcatacagttgtaattatgtttccccTTCCGGGTCCCGTTGCTATACCCTAGTTGGCCCCTTATTTCTGTTTCTTGAGCGATCAGgacagaatcaacacattgCAGGATTCTAGTAAATGTGCATTTCCCCCTCAATTCTTCCTTCAGTAGGTGGTGTTCGGCCTCGactctgtttgtggtgtggtttTGGTAGTTGAGGTGTTCATCGACCCAACAGGACACAAACTGCTCTCGGTATGGGGACAACCAATTATCGGTCAGGTACTTGTAGACGCCTGGGAAACCTGCAAGTTTTTTCTTTAACTCCTTTTCGTTAGACTTAAACTCGTCAAAAGTCCGAGATTGATAGACTTTTTTTCACCAGTCGTTAAGCCTgtcaatgttaacatctttcttcatctgcaatgccggttcgcagtgcttcattatgttttgccatatatgGTACCTACACAGTAGTTGTTTCGCTtccggcataacaaccttcaaagctctcatcaaggccagctccctgtcagtaagaacgacacgaacgACAAAGCTATCAGCAAGGGTGGACTTGAGACATCGTAACACCCATTGATAATTCGCCTCCCGTTTGTTTACGATAAACGCAtacgctaaactgaaggtcttccccgttgaagtcacgtcgacgatctcaactagcggcatgttATAGATGTTGGTTTTGTacgtggagtctatttcaataaccTAGGGGAATGcgcgccatagggtcattgatgttggatgaatgaaaaacaggttctccaagcgtccatttttgttatttgtgatgAACTGGTAAAAGTACCTTTTCTCCTGCAACAGTGAGAACATTACCTGCGAAAAGTGACCAAGGTAAagtaaataagtcaattccaacaacgtagtacaatataatatttaatgtttgtacctgcattggagtacgcCCTGCTTGGCCGGACCTCCATCTCGCTTTCAGGAAGTTGGTAATGTCTCCTTTCCGAGTCAGGTTTCctggaaattcaagtttgaggtttaccgGGATCTAatgtgggtacaaaccgcgatccgattgggtccccacatattccttttcttcatccgtcatccgtctagcgtatgcattcccttgcagatcggtagttggatcatgattgtgtctccaatccttgacggttaacctccaaccaccatcacgcccagggcggcctattaaagtgaagggacaacctatcttactggaccgtttgggtgggccaattaaccttgcatcgcgcgctccaccgtggtgacatataagtgtcactttattgaccacctcttttgagtttttgttcgttCGGCGTAAgactagaacataacccaaatccattgctgttctttgagcccactccgttAATTCTTCAAAGGAATCGAAGACCTCGTCAGTTTCGAAGTCCCCAGCTTCGCATTCATATTCACCGTCTAcatcaggttgctcaaacacattatccgaCACTtaatacgtacgttttctgggtttgcccaaatatcctccaaactatccatctgaaacaattcaagtaaacatcaaccacattaactattaatggtgtccatactatatatatatgtatatatatttacacatacgtataatatctatatctatattcataatacatatatatatatatatatatatataaacactaagattgaaaaggaaaagatacacaataccagtaactacaaatatgtaatgaaaacgatgattcctatgtttgaaattttttttcgaAATACACAATAATTCAGTATGAAAACCACGACTTTAGGGTATTGAATATCTTATTACTTGCTGTTTTTTCAAGTATACAATATGTAGTTGGACATtccatacatatatagttttgaaatcGATGATTCCTATGCACTAACATCTTTTGATCCCATTGAACTACGTCAAAATCGATGATTCCTATGCACTAACATCTTTTGACCCTATTGAACTATGTCAAAGAACCATTCCCGATACCTAAATCATTTTCCCAATGATTAAATTGGAGTACATCGTAAATCGATAATCATAACGGTCCATTTGATTTTACCTAGGAAAATTAAAATGGACAGGCTTTATTGAAAACGGACATATTTACCCGGCTTCCCATCAAACTTCACTTCTCAGCTCATAAATATTTTCGAGTTAAAAACCTCTTTCTTTCATTTCCCCCCTTTTTTCTGAATAAAATTATAACAATTCAAATTTCTTAATCACCACCCATCTTCTGCTATATCAACAAATGTAAGTAATTTATTTTgctattaatatatgtttagggTTTCCATTTCttcttatcatttatttaaatatttattttccaTGATCATTATGATTATATGCTATTGAAGTTAAGCTCTTTTACCCCTTGCTCACTAgttaattatttgtatattaacATTGTTTGTGATATTGGAGTATAttgtatatatcttttttactgAATGTAAAACCCAACCACCCTAGGTAATACTGttatcagaaaaaaaaaatgcaaaatacAAAATTGAAGTAACACATTTTAGGATTTAACGACCGAGGTAGTCTAGTGGTCAGTCGTCACTCACAAGTGTCGGAACCTTCCCAAGTAAATATCTTTGGAGGTCGGTGATCAGGGTAACGGTCTCTAGGATACTCCGGTTAGGACACGTACATCTGAGTCACAGACTCACCCTTTCCGGGTAATTTGAACATGGAAAACCTACTTTGTTTACTCTTTACAATTGGCggttttaaaatttcaaaattttgcgATAAGGGCATTGCTATTTTTACccttttttgttatgttttattttttagtaacCCACCACTTCATTTGCAATCAGTATCATCTATCTTCTTACAATGGCAAGTTTTGACACAAATAAGCCGACCAGATGCGATGAACGTGGAGGAAGTTTTGCTGCTGAAGGTATATCGGAATTTTCCACCGATAAGGTACAATGTTAAGATATGTTACTGTACATTCATCTTGTTAATAATCGAGTGATGTTACTGTTTTCTAATAAAAAGAAGTCAATTTCAGGTGTTTAAGTCTCATCAAGATTTAACGGATTGGGTGCAAAATATGGGACGTTCTCTTGGTTACGTTATTGTTATTAAAAGAACAAATGCACGACCTTGTGGGTATGTATATAAAATTAGACTTATGTGTGATCGTAGTGGtgtatacaaaaataaaagtctGGTTGCAAATCCTACGAGCAAAAAGACTAACTGCCCGTTCGAATTGGAAGGAAACTATTCGTGCAAGTACGATTGTTGGAAGTTAAGGGTGATATGTGAAAAACACAACCACGAACCTGCACTAAATATGAAGGGTCATCCATATGCAATGCGTTTGTCTAAAGATGAAGCTCGTTTGGTGCTAGATTTGTCAAAGAAGAATATGAAACCGCAAGCAATTCTAGCAATACTGAAGAAGCAAAATGCAAATAATATGTCCACGATGAGTACCATTTATAATGCACTTACTAAGTTTCGGAAGAGTGGGCTGCTAGGTATAACTCATTTACGAGTTCTTGTGTCATTTTCAGACGAGAAGGTTATAGCTGTTTCATTAACACGCCAGTAGAACTCAAATACCGTTTCtgattttggtttttgtatACTTCGTTACAGAAAAATCTAAGGGACAACCCACCACCGGTGAAGAAATTGCATCTATGAGCTCACACACAGTTGATGGAAACAAGTCCAAAAGAGCTGTTAATCGCTCTTATCAGTTTGGATTATCAAACACATGCAAAAATAGTATGGTTAATATTTTCAGTTCAAATGCAGTCTAGACTCTAGAGGTATAAAATCTCACTATCTGTTGGCTTTTATCTGATTGTTGCAGAAACTTTTATGGAACAACCGATCAATGGTGTAAAAAGTTATGTGAACCCCATGTGCCCTGCACATACATTTGATGCGAACAAGTCGAAGAGAAGTATTGATCATTCGGATCAATTTGCAGACCCAGACACTTTTGAAACAAGTAAGGTTTAACATTTTAGTCTAAATGCAGAATTCTCGCCATctgattatattttattttacaatgtTAGATACAGAAACATTCACAGAAAAAGCAATCAACCATGAAGACAGTGCATCTCCGAACCAAATGTACCCTGGATATGTATTTGATGCAAACAAGTCAACAAGAACCATTGATTACATTGATCCATTTTCAGTTCATAACAGCTGTGAAACAAGTAGGGGTAGGGCATCAGCGCAAAATTTAGTCTAGATGCAGAATTTTTCTTACCATAAGTTTTTGGTCTTTGTATGTTTGTTTCAGAAGTATTCATGGGACAGCCAATCAAGCGTGAAGAAGATGCATCCCAGAGCCCTGTATACGCTGCATACACATTTGATGCAGACAAGTCGAAGAGACCTATAGATCATATGGATCCGTTTGTTATTGAAAACTGGGTGCAAGAGCTTGATTCAGCTAAATTTGGTGCTGTTAAACAAGATATAGAAGATCATATGCCAAGAGAACAGATGATTCCTTCGTTTAGAAGGGTTCCCTCACCTCAGATCGATTTGATGGAGACATTTCCAGTGAGAAATATTTCCATTGCAAATGTTGTGAGGGATGTGTTTATGTGTACTGATGGCAAGGGTCATGATACAAGTGCACCAGATGCTAATCTCATAGCCTTCCCGGATAATGAACCCACATTTGCGAGGCCTTTTCAACCATATCGAGACATGGTCTTAAGTAAGCCTGATAGGCAGTTTTTGATGAAACAGTTTTTGGTAAGCTGTCCCAACTTTTTTGGTCATATTAAATGAAGTAATGATGTAACCATCCTTGTCTATTTGATGCAAAATATCGCGGATCAAAAAGCTTGACATGTATACCGGTAGAGGTAACAAGTTGGGTGGTCGTAAAACATATGAATACGGCCACTGCCCTCTTCTATCCATTTTTCTAGTTTATAAACAATAGTTTTGTTCAATTTGACTGAAAATACTATACACGTAAAATAGTTATCTTTGTAATGCACTTTCATAGGTTGGAAGCATTGACACTTTTTAGGCGACTAACATTACTACATTTTTTACTCATTTGACATGTCCTACTTTATGCTAAGTTTATGTAGATTACCCATTCGACCAATTAGAGATAAAATGCAACCCAAATTTCGTTTTTGGTAAATTGAAGGAAATGGCCACCTCAACTTACTGGTTTGCATACCACTTACAGATCATACCTACTTTGATAGTGACAGTCTGGCCACTGGTGTGATTGAATACCTGAAAGGTCTTAAGTTAACTTAAATCATTCATATGTATAGgttatatatgaaaaactaGCTGTATGTGAAAGCTGATTGTGTAGGGCCCTTTGTTGATAACATTCTCCCTTAGCATActaataactaaatatatagataaatgttAAAAAGATAGTGGCATCTGGATGTACCACATTTAAATGGTGCATCAGCCATCAGGTTCTTTATTATATCACATAGAGTTTTGACTTTAATCACCATGCAGGAGGAAGATAATGCACATGGGCAATCTTCAAGGGGTAATAGCGGAGAAGTAGACGACGGTGCAGAAGAATATCGGACGAATACAGCTGTTGAGCCAATAGATGAAGAAGACAAAGACATGAATGTTGATAGTGATGTTGAGGTTGAAAAGAAGTACGATAAAGGTGTTCAATTTGATTCGAAACTTGTGGCGAGTTCTCACCCAAAAAAATCAACCCGAGGtgatgaaaatgaaagaaatttgGAAGTGGAAGGCACATCAGGATTCTCTACTAACATGGTATGACAGTTAACTTTATTGATATACATGTATATTGTTAAATCATCCATTAACATTACTGGTTTCTAACAATACAAATTTCATTTCAGATGTTTAAGTCTTGTCAAGATTTAATAGATTGGGTGCAAAATGTGGGTCATTCTCTTGGTTACTTTATTGTCACTAAAAGATCCAATGCACAACCTAGTGGGGATGTATATAAGGTTAGCCTTATGTGTGATCGTGGTGGTATATTCAAAAGTAAAAGCTCCATTAGAAAAAATACCCGGAGCAAAAAGACCAACTGcccatttgaattggaaggaaaAAAGTCGAGGAGGCATGGTTCTTGGACATTAAGGGTGATGTGTGAAGACCATAATCATGAACCTGCACTACATATGGAGAATCATCCATTTGCAAAGCGCTTGTCTGAAGATGAAATTCGTTTGGTGCTAGATTTGTCAAAGAAAAATGTAAGCCCACTAGAAATCCTATCAACGCTGAAggcacaaaacaaaaataatttttccaCGCTTAGCACCATCTACAATTTACGGCAGAAGTTTCGGAGGACCAACAATGCAGGTATTACTTATATGAGGGTTGCTATATCTTCTTTACTACAAAAGGGCTATATAGgattatttgatttatattagtattatatatgaAGACACTGGTTAATATAATTATGTAGACAGTAATAGATTAATAGTTAATGACatataacaataatgataatggaaAATATAGATAACTAGCTAGTCTGAAAAAGTATAagtaaatttttcttttttttagaacggtgTGTTAGTTGGTTAGTGGTTCGAACCCTAGCAGTGACATCTAAGCGGATAGTATGCTAGCGGTTGGAACCCAAAGGCACCCGTGGAGACCAAGGGTCTGATAACACGGCCCGCATGTGTCCGAAGAGGTAAATGCCCGAGACCATGGGGAATTGAGATTTGATCCCTGGACACAAAGCCAACATCCCATCCCCTAGAACCCCCAAAGAAGGcaatataaatgatattatgataatataaataaacatcTTATAACAAAAACTTAAGTAGcagttagaaaaataaaataataaaatcagtAAAAGTATCATATAAGCtgttaagggggtgtttgggcAATAAACACCGTAACAGAATTGTAATTGTATATTGTGATTAAACCAATATTACAAGGgatatatataagaaacataATTACACTTTATAATCCTATACTATAGGCAAATACTATAACTAAAGTATAACTCAATCTCGTCTAATATTCCCCCTCAAGCTAAGGTCGAGAAACGACTTGTAGCTTGGACCGTATAGAGAAAACGTTGTGACAACAACGGCTTAGTAAAGATATCTGCTATTTGATCATTGGTTGAGATAATCTGGACCGACAATTGGCGGCTAGCAACCCGTTCACGAACAAAGTGAAAATCAACCTCTACATGCTTTGTACGTGCATGAAAAACAGGATTTGATGATAAATATGTTGCTCCCAAATTGTCGCACCATAAATTAGGCACGAATTTTAAAGGAATACGAAGCTCACGCAGCAATGTTTGAAGCCACGTGAGTTCGGCAACAGTGTCTGCTAAGGCCTTGTATTTAGCCTCTGTGGATGACCGAGATACAGTTTGCTGCTTACGAGCAGACCATGATACAAGATTAGAACGAAGATAGATGGCATATCCCCCGGTGGATCGACGGTCATTTGGACAACCGGCCCAGTCAGCAACAGAAAAGGCATTGACCATCTTAGGTTTAAAGGTGCTATCAGTATAAGCATGAAGAATTGTACTAGAATCATGTTTGAAACAAAGACCAAAAGTAACTGTCCCTTGTAAGTACCGCAAGATGCGTTTAACCGCGGACTAGTGACTCTCCGTAGGAGAATGCATAAATTGACAAACCTTATTAACAGCAAACGTGAGATCAGGGCATGACAAAAGAACGTACTGAAGAGCACCAACGACCTGTCGATATTTCACCGGATCAGAACATGGGGGACTATCTCCAAGGGCAAGATTAGCCGTAGTAGTAATAGGTGTTGGAACAGGTTTAGCCTTAGAAAGACCAGCACGGTCAAGCAACTCAAGGATATACTTCTTTTGGGACAAAATAACATCTTTTCTCGTATGTATAACCTCAACACCCAAAAAATAAGATAAGGATCCAAGATCTTGAATCGCAAAGCACCGGCTAAGACGTTGTACTACTAAGTCTATAGCTTTAGAGTTGTTGCCGGTCAGACagattttagttttgttttaaactgTCGTTCAACCATGACAACAAACGGTTTAAAAGTAACATACACATCAGATTTTAAAGCTAAAGGGTAAATCCACATGAACTTAGAATAATGATCAACACATAGAAGAAAATAACGATGACCATTAAAAGAGGTAACGGGAGCCGGACCCCAAACATCACAAAATACCAAATCCAAAATATTTGAACTTTTAAAAGAAGATGGCAAAAGATGAAGTTTTGATGATTTGCCAACCGAACATGAATCACAAAAGGAGTCgatacatttatttaataaaggtaatttatatttaaataacatGGATTTCAAAAGTTGAGGATGAGGATGTCCCAATCTTTGATGCCATGTTGTGGAAGAGACCCGAGCAGTTGAAAAAGCAACTTTTGGAATAGCTTGTATTCGCGGAAGGTGGAAGGAATAAAGACCATGTTCACTTCGACCTGTGAGGAGGATGGTGCGTGTAGACGTGTCCTTCACACAAAAGAAAGTCGAGTGAATTCAAAGAATACGTTATTGTCATGGCAAAATTTTTGAACGGAAAGAAGGTTACGTTTAATTTCTGGAACATGAAGTATATTTTGAAGAGAAAAGGTTTTGTTTGGGGAATAAAATTTAGAGGAACCAATACGAAGAATGGGTAAACCCTTACCATTGCCAACATGAAGATTGTCTTCGCCATAATAAGTTTCAGAATTGTCAAAGTTGGAGAGATTAGGGCTCACATGCTGATTAGACCCGGTGTCAGGAAGCCATGAGGAAGAAGCTTGAGATCTGTAGTCAGCATAGTTTGCAGATGGCTGTGAACGTGTCCTTATATTTGTCAGGTCATGGTTGGGACATTGAGAGGGAACATGGGCTATTC
This genomic window contains:
- the LOC122601496 gene encoding uncharacterized protein LOC122601496, with the protein product MASFDTNKPTRCDERGGSFAAEGISEFSTDKVFKSHQDLTDWVQNMGRSLGYVIVIKRTNARPCGYVYKIRLMCDRSGVYKNKSLVANPTSKKTNCPFELEGNYSCKYDCWKLRVICEKHNHEPALNMKGHPYAMRLSKDEARLVLDLSKKNMKPQAILAILKKQNANNMSTMSTIYNALTKFRKSGLLEKSKGQPTTGEEIASMSSHTVDGNKSKRAVNRSYQFGLSNTCKNKTFMEQPINGVKSYVNPMCPAHTFDANKSKRSIDHSDQFADPDTFETNTETFTEKAINHEDSASPNQMYPGYVFDANKSTRTIDYIDPFSVHNSCETSREVFMGQPIKREEDASQSPVYAAYTFDADKSKRPIDHMDPFVIENWVQELDSAKFGAVKQDIEDHMPREQMIPSFRRVPSPQIDLMETFPVRNISIANVVRDVFMCTDGKGHDTSAPDANLIAFPDNEPTFARPFQPYRDMVLSKPDRQFLMKQFLEEDNAHGQSSRGNSGEVDDGAEEYRTNTAVEPIDEEDKDMNVDSDVEVEKKYDKGVQFDSKLVASSHPKKSTRGDENERNLEVEGTSGFSTNMMFKSCQDLIDWVQNVGHSLGYFIVTKRSNAQPSGDVYKVSLMCDRGGIFKSKSSIRKNTRSKKTNCPFELEGKKSRRHGSWTLRVMCEDHNHEPALHMENHPFAKRLSEDEIRLVLDLSKKNVSPLEILSTLKAQNKNNFSTLSTIYNLRQKFRRTNNAEISMGLPIDSEGSASATREYTAYTFDANKSESTIGHTDPSRKLDTSYMCFKYD